One Stenotrophomonas sp. SAU14A_NAIMI4_5 DNA segment encodes these proteins:
- a CDS encoding DNA cytosine methyltransferase — MAEVFEIRHAGLFAGLGAGARGFNQARPDIGAARATFRCIGGIDVDPAAVADFGHLAGVPGTVLDLFSLQQYRAFWGCNPPPGWREAGTADVHRAFGHERPHVVFLSAPCKGFSGLMSESKSKTAKYQALNELTLRGIWLTLEAYKEDPVEVLLFENVPRIATRGRHLLDQITGLLRAYGYVVSETTHDCGELGGLAQSRKRFLLVARHAEKVPPFLYEPAKRPLQAVGTVLGRMPLAGDVERAGPMHRVPSLQWKTWVRLAFVEAGSDWRSLNRLSVEEGVLRDYLIVPESRDGFLGVRGWEDSSGTVAGKSGPTNGAFSVADPRHLGPAKHNNEYRIVPWGGAAGAVTSAHSTGQCVQDPRAQGIFEGAGKYPVAAFDAPSRTVIARSDTGHGAYAVADPRPANQRQQGDAYLTNGHYGVVSWDANSGAVSAAAGHDNGKWSVADPRLPDARKNLVCVIRSMDNTWHRPFTTLELAALQSLVDPEEKLELDGLSDQAWRERIGNAVPPAAARAIAEEIGRTLLLAWTGQTFALSSTPIWVRDVAIAMALPGEVRQ, encoded by the coding sequence ATGGCTGAGGTTTTTGAGATCCGCCACGCTGGCCTGTTCGCTGGTCTTGGCGCAGGTGCGCGCGGCTTCAATCAGGCACGCCCGGACATCGGTGCTGCGCGGGCCACGTTCCGCTGCATCGGCGGAATCGATGTCGACCCGGCTGCGGTAGCAGACTTCGGTCACCTTGCTGGCGTCCCCGGCACCGTTCTGGATCTGTTCTCGCTGCAGCAATACCGCGCGTTCTGGGGCTGCAACCCGCCTCCGGGCTGGCGCGAGGCAGGCACGGCCGATGTGCACCGCGCGTTCGGGCATGAACGGCCGCATGTCGTGTTCCTGTCTGCCCCGTGCAAGGGCTTCTCCGGGCTGATGTCAGAGAGCAAGAGCAAGACGGCCAAGTACCAGGCACTGAATGAGCTGACGCTGCGTGGCATCTGGCTCACGCTGGAGGCCTACAAGGAAGATCCGGTCGAAGTGTTGCTGTTTGAGAACGTGCCACGCATCGCTACGCGTGGCCGCCATTTGCTCGACCAGATCACCGGCCTGCTCCGCGCCTACGGCTATGTCGTGAGCGAAACCACGCACGACTGTGGCGAGTTGGGTGGCCTGGCACAGAGCCGGAAGCGCTTCCTGCTGGTGGCCCGCCATGCTGAGAAGGTTCCGCCGTTCCTGTACGAGCCTGCCAAGCGTCCGCTGCAGGCGGTGGGGACGGTCCTTGGCCGCATGCCTCTTGCCGGCGATGTTGAACGCGCCGGCCCGATGCACCGCGTTCCGTCTCTGCAGTGGAAGACCTGGGTGCGCCTGGCGTTTGTCGAGGCTGGCAGCGACTGGCGCAGCTTGAACCGTCTGTCGGTGGAAGAAGGGGTGCTGCGCGACTACCTGATCGTGCCCGAAAGCCGAGACGGCTTTCTTGGCGTCCGCGGCTGGGAGGATTCCAGCGGCACCGTCGCAGGGAAGAGCGGACCTACGAATGGCGCGTTCAGTGTTGCGGACCCCCGTCACCTGGGGCCGGCCAAACACAACAACGAATACCGCATCGTTCCTTGGGGCGGCGCCGCCGGCGCGGTGACCAGCGCGCATAGCACGGGGCAGTGCGTGCAGGATCCTCGCGCACAGGGCATTTTTGAGGGCGCGGGGAAGTACCCCGTGGCCGCCTTCGATGCCCCATCGCGGACGGTCATCGCTCGCAGCGACACTGGCCATGGGGCCTATGCAGTCGCCGACCCTCGCCCGGCCAATCAGCGCCAGCAGGGCGATGCGTACCTGACCAATGGCCACTACGGGGTGGTGTCCTGGGACGCCAACAGCGGGGCTGTCAGCGCCGCAGCTGGCCATGACAACGGGAAGTGGTCAGTGGCCGACCCGCGCCTGCCTGATGCCCGCAAGAACCTGGTGTGCGTGATCCGCAGCATGGACAACACCTGGCACCGGCCGTTCACCACGCTGGAGCTGGCCGCCCTGCAGTCACTGGTCGACCCGGAGGAGAAGTTGGAACTCGACGGCCTGAGCGACCAGGCATGGCGCGAGCGGATCGGCAACGCTGTGCCGCCGGCCGCTGCTCGCGCCATCGCGGAAGAGATCGGCCGCACTCTGCTGCTGGCATGGACCGGGCAGACCTTCGCCCTGTCGAGTACTCCGATCTGGGTGCGCGACGTTGCCATCGCTATGGCTCTTCCCGGGGAGGTGCGCCAGTGA
- a CDS encoding addiction module antidote protein — protein sequence MSKLKTLPFDPADFLQDDVAIAAYLTEALAAGDAGHFQDALGTVARARGMAGIAETSGLGRESLYKALRPDAHPRFDTVQRVLLAMGVHLTVQADAQPALPD from the coding sequence ATGAGCAAGCTCAAGACACTCCCTTTCGATCCCGCTGACTTCCTGCAGGACGATGTTGCGATTGCAGCCTATCTGACCGAAGCCCTCGCGGCTGGCGATGCCGGCCATTTCCAGGATGCGCTTGGGACGGTCGCACGGGCACGCGGCATGGCCGGCATCGCGGAGACATCCGGCCTGGGCCGCGAGAGCCTGTACAAGGCGCTGCGACCGGACGCGCACCCACGATTCGACACGGTGCAGCGTGTGCTGCTGGCCATGGGCGTGCACCTGACGGTACAGGCTGACGCGCAACCCGCTTTACCGGATTGA
- a CDS encoding organic hydroperoxide resistance protein, whose product MSIEKVLYTAQATSNGGREGRSVSSDNVLDIQLSTPRELGGAGGPGTNPEQLFAAGYSACFLGALKFVAGQAKVALPAETTVTGKVGIGQIPTGFGIEAELTINAPGVPREQLEELVQKAHIVCPYSNATRGNIDVTLIVA is encoded by the coding sequence ATGTCCATCGAAAAGGTTCTGTACACCGCCCAGGCCACCTCCAACGGCGGCCGTGAAGGCCGTTCGGTCTCCTCCGACAACGTGCTGGACATCCAGCTGTCGACCCCGCGCGAGCTGGGCGGCGCTGGCGGCCCGGGCACCAACCCGGAACAGCTGTTCGCTGCCGGCTACTCGGCCTGCTTCCTCGGCGCGCTGAAGTTCGTCGCCGGCCAGGCCAAGGTCGCGCTGCCGGCCGAGACCACCGTCACCGGCAAGGTCGGCATCGGCCAGATCCCGACCGGTTTCGGCATCGAAGCCGAGCTGACCATCAACGCCCCGGGCGTGCCGCGCGAGCAGCTGGAAGAGCTGGTGCAGAAGGCCCACATCGTCTGCCCATACTCCAACGCCACCCGCGGCAACATCGACGTGACGCTGATCGTTGCCTGA
- a CDS encoding lysozyme inhibitor LprI family protein, whose protein sequence is MLNRMLGLATVAVLAFTAGHAGAASGLSTTFDACTGKAQGAIEQAACLSSEAERQDRRLNQAYKQLQGRLDSAGKARLVAAQRSWLQWRESEGALEAALYDSQPVDNLQQARNDAERLRVRADQLEAYLRLVG, encoded by the coding sequence ATGTTGAACAGGATGTTGGGCCTTGCCACCGTGGCGGTCCTGGCCTTCACCGCCGGGCACGCAGGGGCCGCCAGCGGGCTGAGCACGACCTTCGACGCCTGCACCGGCAAGGCACAAGGCGCCATCGAACAGGCTGCCTGCCTGAGCAGCGAAGCGGAGCGGCAGGACCGTCGCTTGAACCAGGCCTACAAGCAGCTGCAGGGCCGCCTGGACAGCGCTGGCAAGGCCCGCCTTGTGGCCGCGCAACGGTCCTGGCTGCAGTGGCGCGAAAGCGAGGGTGCGCTGGAAGCTGCACTGTATGACAGCCAGCCGGTGGACAACCTGCAGCAGGCGCGCAACGACGCCGAGCGTCTGCGCGTGCGCGCCGACCAGCTGGAAGCCTACCTGCGCCTGGTAGGGTAG
- a CDS encoding enoyl-CoA hydratase yields the protein MKDWRTQEHVGLKVEADGHTAVVTLHNPPAHTWTVHSLSALRDLVGALNADREIYALVITGDGEKFFSAGADLNQFASGDKAAAREAARRFGEAFEALSAFRGVSIAAINGYAMGGGLECALACDLRIIEDHAQVALPEATVGLLPCAGGTQNLPRLVGEGWAKRMILLGERINAETAVRIGLAEEKVGKGEAKALALEWAKKAGKQSPTSIAACKTLVQSTRTGTHASALVAEREAFVDLFDTADQVEGVSAFLEKRAAQWKNA from the coding sequence ATGAAGGATTGGCGTACCCAGGAGCACGTGGGCCTGAAGGTCGAGGCCGATGGCCACACCGCCGTGGTCACCCTGCACAACCCGCCGGCGCACACCTGGACCGTGCACAGCCTGTCCGCGCTGCGCGACCTGGTGGGCGCGCTCAACGCAGACCGCGAGATCTACGCGCTGGTGATCACCGGTGACGGCGAGAAGTTCTTCTCCGCCGGCGCCGACCTCAACCAGTTCGCCTCGGGCGACAAGGCTGCCGCACGCGAAGCCGCACGCCGTTTCGGTGAAGCCTTCGAAGCGCTGTCCGCCTTCCGTGGCGTGTCCATCGCTGCCATCAACGGCTACGCCATGGGCGGTGGCCTGGAATGCGCGCTGGCCTGCGACCTGCGCATCATCGAAGACCACGCCCAGGTGGCGCTGCCGGAGGCCACCGTCGGCCTGCTGCCGTGCGCCGGTGGCACCCAGAACCTGCCGCGCCTGGTCGGCGAGGGCTGGGCCAAGCGCATGATCCTGCTGGGCGAGCGCATCAATGCTGAAACCGCCGTGCGCATTGGCCTGGCCGAAGAAAAGGTCGGCAAGGGCGAAGCCAAGGCGCTGGCGCTGGAGTGGGCGAAGAAGGCCGGCAAGCAGAGCCCGACCAGCATCGCCGCCTGCAAGACCCTGGTGCAGTCCACCCGCACCGGCACCCATGCCTCGGCGCTGGTGGCCGAGCGCGAAGCCTTCGTCGATCTGTTCGACACCGCCGACCAGGTCGAGGGCGTGAGCGCCTTCCTGGAAAAGCGCGCCGCGCAGTGGAAGAACGCATGA
- a CDS encoding type II toxin-antitoxin system RelE/ParE family toxin, with protein MTSLHATTAFTRWLEKLADVRARAIIVERLQRVARGLEGDIRSIGNGVSELRIGYGPGYRVYFTRREGTIVVLLIGGDKSTQPRDIRRAIAMASRV; from the coding sequence ATGACATCCCTGCACGCGACGACGGCGTTTACGCGATGGCTTGAGAAACTCGCCGATGTGCGGGCGCGAGCCATCATTGTCGAGCGCTTGCAGCGCGTGGCGCGGGGCCTGGAGGGGGACATCCGATCCATCGGCAACGGCGTGAGCGAATTGCGGATCGGGTATGGCCCCGGGTACCGCGTCTACTTCACCCGTCGAGAAGGGACGATCGTCGTGCTTCTGATAGGCGGCGACAAATCCACGCAGCCTCGCGACATCCGGCGAGCCATCGCCATGGCCAGCAGGGTGTAG
- a CDS encoding SulP family inorganic anion transporter, giving the protein MQTSYPLRQQWLGNIRGDLLSGMVVALALIPEAIAFSLIAGVDPKVGLYAAFSIAVVTAIAGGRPGMISAATGAMALVMVDLVKDHGLQYLFAASILAGLLQVLAGVFKLGSLMRFVSRSVITGFVNALAILIFLAQMPELIGRGPTVYVLCAAALAIIYLLPRITRAVPSPLVAIVVLTAVVIGFGVDVRSVGDMGQLPDSLPHFLIPDVPLTWETLRILLPVSATLAVVGLLESMMTLQIVEDITETPSERNRECVGQGVANTVTGFLGGMAGCAMIGQSVINVTSGGRGRLSCLVAGALLLVLVVYGSDLVRQIPMAALVAVMIMVSIGTFSWRSLRDLRTHPRSSSAVMLLTVVVTVATHDLAKGVLSGVLLSALFFARKVGRMLDVQREDAADTQVYHVRGQVFFASAGQLGAAFDYQHVAPKVQIDLRNAHLWDLTAVAALERAQEKLAAHGAQVTVVGLNAASQTLIEQVGGARGGH; this is encoded by the coding sequence ATGCAAACGTCCTACCCCCTGCGCCAGCAATGGCTCGGCAACATCCGTGGTGATCTGCTGTCCGGCATGGTCGTCGCCCTGGCCCTGATTCCCGAGGCCATCGCCTTCTCGCTGATCGCCGGCGTCGACCCCAAGGTCGGCCTGTACGCCGCGTTCTCGATCGCCGTGGTCACCGCCATCGCCGGCGGCCGCCCGGGCATGATCTCTGCCGCCACCGGCGCGATGGCGCTGGTGATGGTCGACCTGGTCAAGGACCACGGCCTGCAGTACCTGTTCGCCGCCAGCATCCTGGCCGGCCTGCTGCAGGTGCTGGCCGGCGTGTTCAAGCTCGGCTCGCTGATGCGCTTCGTCTCGCGCTCGGTCATCACCGGCTTCGTCAACGCGCTGGCCATCCTCATCTTCCTGGCGCAGATGCCGGAACTGATCGGCCGCGGCCCCACCGTCTACGTGCTGTGTGCCGCCGCGCTGGCCATCATCTACCTGCTGCCGCGCATCACCCGCGCGGTGCCGTCGCCGCTGGTCGCCATTGTCGTGCTCACCGCCGTGGTCATCGGCTTCGGCGTGGACGTGCGCAGCGTCGGTGACATGGGCCAGCTGCCCGACAGCCTGCCGCACTTCCTCATCCCCGACGTGCCCCTCACCTGGGAAACGCTGCGCATCCTGCTGCCGGTGTCGGCCACGCTGGCCGTGGTCGGCCTGCTCGAATCGATGATGACCCTGCAGATCGTCGAGGACATCACCGAGACCCCCAGCGAGCGCAACCGCGAGTGCGTCGGCCAGGGCGTGGCCAACACGGTCACCGGCTTCCTCGGCGGCATGGCCGGCTGCGCGATGATCGGCCAGTCGGTCATCAACGTGACCTCCGGTGGCCGCGGCCGCCTGTCCTGCCTGGTGGCCGGCGCGCTGCTGCTGGTGCTGGTGGTGTACGGCAGCGACCTGGTGCGGCAGATCCCGATGGCGGCGCTGGTGGCGGTGATGATCATGGTCAGCATCGGCACCTTCAGCTGGCGCTCGCTGCGTGACCTGCGCACCCATCCGCGAAGCTCGTCTGCCGTGATGCTGCTGACCGTCGTGGTCACCGTGGCCACCCACGACCTGGCCAAGGGCGTGCTCAGCGGCGTGCTGTTGTCAGCGCTGTTCTTCGCGCGCAAGGTCGGCCGCATGCTGGATGTGCAGCGCGAAGATGCCGCCGATACCCAGGTCTACCACGTGCGCGGCCAGGTGTTCTTCGCCTCGGCCGGCCAGCTCGGTGCGGCATTTGATTACCAGCACGTGGCGCCGAAGGTGCAGATCGACCTGCGTAATGCCCATCTGTGGGACCTGACCGCAGTGGCGGCGCTGGAACGCGCGCAGGAAAAGCTGGCCGCGCATGGTGCGCAGGTGACGGTGGTGGGCCTCAATGCCGCCAGCCAGACCCTGATCGAGCAGGTGGGCGGCGCGCGCGGCGGGCACTAG
- a CDS encoding cation transporter — protein MALPSPRFFDPATEQGVLRLSIAFSLAVALAGVVFGLLANSSLIIFDGIYGLIDVVMTWLSLLVARLIALSTQTDALQSRLNQRFTMGFWHLEPIVLGVSGLLMIGAALYALVNAVDALMSGGRHIALGPAIVFGVVSLLAESAFGAFVWRANRRIGSDFIALDAKNWVIAASMSACYVVAFVGGVLVQGTSLAWVGPYIDPAILAVVCLFVMVAPLGTVRRALAGILLVTPPELQAHVDAVARDIVARHGFVEHRSYVAQVGRGEQIELFFVVREDDPPRPLVEWDQLRDEIGDALGEASPDRWLTIMFTTDREWTI, from the coding sequence ATGGCCCTGCCCTCTCCCCGCTTCTTCGACCCCGCCACCGAACAGGGCGTGCTGCGCCTGTCCATTGCCTTCTCGCTGGCCGTTGCGCTGGCCGGGGTGGTGTTCGGCCTGCTGGCCAATTCCTCGCTGATCATCTTCGACGGCATCTACGGCCTGATCGACGTGGTGATGACCTGGCTGTCGCTGCTGGTGGCGCGCCTGATCGCGCTGTCCACGCAGACCGATGCGCTGCAGTCGCGGCTCAACCAGCGTTTCACCATGGGCTTCTGGCACCTGGAACCGATCGTGCTGGGGGTGAGCGGCCTGCTGATGATCGGCGCGGCGCTGTACGCGCTGGTCAATGCGGTGGATGCGCTGATGTCGGGCGGGCGCCACATCGCGCTGGGGCCGGCCATCGTGTTCGGTGTGGTCTCGCTGCTTGCGGAAAGTGCGTTCGGTGCGTTCGTGTGGCGCGCCAACCGCCGCATCGGTTCGGATTTCATCGCCCTGGACGCGAAGAACTGGGTGATCGCCGCCAGCATGTCGGCCTGCTATGTGGTCGCGTTCGTGGGCGGCGTGCTGGTGCAGGGCACGTCGCTGGCCTGGGTCGGGCCCTATATCGATCCGGCCATCCTGGCGGTGGTCTGCCTGTTCGTGATGGTGGCGCCGCTGGGCACGGTGCGTCGCGCGCTGGCCGGGATCCTGCTGGTGACCCCCCCGGAGCTGCAGGCGCACGTGGATGCCGTGGCGCGCGACATCGTGGCCCGGCATGGCTTTGTCGAGCACCGCAGCTACGTGGCCCAGGTCGGCCGTGGCGAGCAGATCGAGCTGTTCTTCGTGGTCCGCGAGGACGACCCGCCGCGGCCGCTGGTGGAGTGGGACCAGCTGCGCGATGAGATCGGCGATGCGCTGGGCGAGGCCTCGCCGGACCGCTGGCTGACGATCATGTTCACTACCGACCGCGAGTGGACGATCTAA
- the mmsB gene encoding 3-hydroxyisobutyrate dehydrogenase: MSRIAFIGLGNMGGPMAANLVKNGHTVRVFDLVPAAVQAAVDAGASAAPSARDTLAGAEVVISMLPASRHVEGVYLGDDGILADIPAGALVIDCSTIAPASARKVSEAAAARGLQMLDAPVSGGTAGAQAGTLTFIVGGEEDALERARPVLQAMGKNIFHVGASGAGQVAKLCNNMALGVIMAVTGEAIALGVAHGLDPKVLSQMMAVSTGRSWATEVCNPWPGVLENAPASRGYSGGFGSDLMLKDMGLAVEAAMNVGASIPLGEVARNLYSMNHQAGRGKLDFSSVVQLITSEK, encoded by the coding sequence ATGAGCCGCATTGCATTCATCGGGTTGGGCAACATGGGTGGCCCGATGGCCGCCAACCTCGTCAAGAACGGCCACACCGTGCGTGTGTTCGACCTGGTGCCGGCCGCGGTCCAGGCCGCCGTCGACGCCGGTGCCAGCGCCGCGCCGTCGGCGCGTGACACCCTGGCCGGCGCCGAAGTGGTGATCTCGATGCTGCCGGCCAGCCGCCACGTCGAAGGCGTGTACCTCGGCGATGACGGCATCCTCGCCGACATCCCGGCCGGTGCGCTGGTCATCGACTGCAGCACGATCGCTCCGGCCAGCGCCCGCAAGGTCTCTGAAGCCGCCGCCGCGCGTGGCCTGCAGATGCTCGACGCACCGGTGTCCGGCGGTACCGCCGGCGCCCAGGCGGGCACGCTCACCTTCATCGTCGGTGGCGAAGAGGACGCGCTGGAACGTGCGCGCCCGGTGCTGCAGGCAATGGGCAAGAACATCTTCCACGTCGGTGCCAGCGGCGCCGGCCAGGTCGCCAAGCTGTGCAACAACATGGCGCTGGGCGTGATCATGGCCGTCACCGGCGAAGCCATCGCCCTGGGCGTGGCGCATGGTCTGGACCCGAAGGTGCTGTCGCAGATGATGGCGGTCAGCACCGGCCGCAGCTGGGCCACCGAAGTGTGCAACCCGTGGCCGGGCGTGCTGGAAAACGCCCCGGCCTCGCGCGGCTACAGCGGCGGCTTCGGCAGCGATCTGATGCTGAAGGACATGGGCTTGGCGGTGGAAGCGGCGATGAATGTCGGCGCCTCGATCCCGCTGGGCGAAGTGGCCCGCAACCTGTACTCGATGAACCACCAGGCCGGCCGCGGCAAGCTGGATTTCTCCAGCGTCGTGCAGCTCATCACGAGCGAGAAGTGA
- a CDS encoding enoyl-CoA hydratase/isomerase family protein has protein sequence MTTDTVADDAPVLFEERVAGNGTRIGFATLNAPRTLNGFSLPMAHLLLKQLNAWADDDGIAMVVLQGAGEKAFCAGGDLHSLYKAMVAFRDAGHDDIRENDYAAEFFDVEYRVDYLIHTYAKPILCWGHGIVMGGGIGLMSGASHRVVSERSKLAFPEITVGLFPDVGGSWLLPRVPGKGGLFLALTGALLNPGDAIYAGLADVHVAEERRSAVFDALLQVAWSGDAAHNHERLDHLLQSHASDAATGPLLANAAQVDALCAGEDLPAIIARICDLQTDDAWLQAAQKTLAAGAPGSARLAFELQRRSAGQDLASVYRLEYVTALHCAARGDFAEGIRALLIDKDRNPQWSPATLAEATAAWADTFFVSPWAEAAHPLADLGTPLAERSLA, from the coding sequence ATGACCACCGACACCGTTGCCGACGACGCACCGGTGCTGTTCGAAGAGCGCGTGGCCGGCAACGGCACGCGCATCGGCTTCGCCACGCTCAACGCGCCGCGCACGCTCAATGGCTTCTCGCTGCCGATGGCGCATCTGCTGCTGAAGCAGTTGAACGCCTGGGCCGACGATGACGGCATCGCGATGGTGGTGCTGCAGGGTGCCGGCGAAAAGGCGTTCTGCGCCGGTGGCGACCTGCACAGCCTGTACAAGGCGATGGTCGCCTTCCGCGACGCCGGCCACGACGACATCCGCGAAAACGACTACGCCGCCGAGTTCTTCGACGTCGAGTACCGCGTCGATTACCTCATCCATACCTACGCCAAGCCGATCCTGTGCTGGGGCCACGGCATCGTGATGGGCGGTGGCATCGGCCTGATGTCCGGCGCCAGCCACCGCGTGGTCAGCGAGCGCTCCAAGCTGGCCTTCCCGGAAATCACCGTCGGCCTGTTCCCCGATGTGGGTGGCAGCTGGCTGCTGCCGCGCGTGCCGGGCAAGGGCGGCCTGTTCCTGGCCCTGACCGGTGCGCTGCTGAACCCGGGCGATGCCATCTACGCCGGCCTGGCCGACGTGCACGTCGCGGAAGAACGCCGCAGCGCGGTGTTCGATGCACTGCTGCAGGTGGCTTGGTCGGGCGATGCCGCGCACAACCACGAACGCCTGGATCATCTGCTGCAGTCGCATGCCAGCGACGCGGCCACCGGCCCGCTGCTGGCCAACGCCGCACAGGTCGACGCGCTGTGCGCAGGCGAAGATCTGCCCGCGATCATCGCGCGCATCTGCGACCTGCAGACCGACGATGCCTGGCTGCAGGCCGCACAGAAGACCCTCGCTGCCGGTGCGCCCGGTTCGGCGCGGCTGGCCTTCGAACTGCAGCGCCGCAGCGCCGGCCAGGACCTGGCCAGCGTCTACCGCCTGGAGTACGTCACTGCGCTGCACTGCGCCGCCCGTGGCGATTTCGCCGAAGGCATCCGCGCGCTGCTGATCGACAAGGACCGCAACCCGCAGTGGAGCCCGGCCACCCTGGCCGAGGCCACCGCCGCGTGGGCGGACACCTTCTTTGTTTCCCCCTGGGCCGAGGCCGCGCACCCGCTGGCCGACCTGGGCACTCCGCTTGCTGAAAGGAGCCTTGCATGA